One segment of Clostridium botulinum DNA contains the following:
- a CDS encoding nucleoside-diphosphate sugar epimerase/dehydratase has protein sequence MRNWKTLIIMIIDIFMVNMAYLFAINITLSGRFTEIAKIYTEDVIAVSLIYLVCFYLFKMYESLWHLTGTDEFLLGVGGSILAGILSIGYTRFWGSVIPLNVSVVGILLSIFFVLGYRILYRVYRRTLLYIPFKYSSDQRRVMIVGAGSAGTMIINEMMARRELKYNPIVLIDDDKEKLGRRISGVKIVGNRYDIPYVVGEQEIDLILIAIPSLDSKNKAEIIDICKKTNCKLQIIPGIYEILSGDANVSRIKDVDLEDLLGRDPIVLDNKGISDYIQGKTILVTGAGGSIGSELCRQISVYNPKRLILFDIYENNIYDIQNELKEEFPDMNLTVLIGSIRDRQRLHEVFSKYKINVVFHAAAHKHVPLMEDSPKEAVKNNVFGTLNLATEASKANIDRFVMISTDKAVNPTNIMGATKRLCEMIVQAMDKQSKTEFVAVRFGNVLGSNGSVIPLFKKQIANGGPVTLTHKKIVRYFMLIPEAAQLVLQAGAFAKGGEVFVLDMGKPVKIYDLACDLIRLSGFEPNRDIKIVVTGLRPGEKLYEELLMSEEGLKDTDHQKIYVGKPTFEDMDTLNYKLEQLRKLLELNDINEIKHQMQTIVPTYHYKNEDEVAAENADKE, from the coding sequence TAAATATGGCATACCTTTTTGCTATAAATATAACTTTAAGTGGAAGGTTCACAGAAATTGCAAAAATATATACAGAAGATGTTATAGCTGTAAGTTTAATATATTTAGTGTGTTTTTACTTATTTAAAATGTATGAAAGTTTGTGGCATTTAACAGGAACAGATGAATTTTTACTAGGTGTTGGAGGATCAATTTTAGCAGGAATATTATCAATTGGATATACTAGATTTTGGGGATCTGTTATCCCATTAAATGTTTCAGTTGTAGGAATTCTTTTAAGTATTTTCTTTGTATTAGGTTATAGAATTTTATACAGAGTATATAGAAGAACATTATTGTACATACCATTTAAGTATTCATCAGATCAAAGAAGAGTAATGATTGTTGGTGCTGGTTCAGCAGGAACTATGATTATTAATGAAATGATGGCAAGAAGAGAATTGAAATATAATCCAATAGTTCTTATTGATGATGATAAAGAAAAACTTGGAAGAAGAATTTCAGGGGTAAAGATAGTAGGAAATAGATACGACATACCATATGTTGTAGGAGAGCAAGAGATTGATCTAATATTAATAGCAATACCTTCTCTTGATTCAAAAAATAAGGCAGAAATTATTGATATTTGTAAAAAGACTAATTGTAAGCTTCAAATAATTCCAGGTATATACGAAATACTAAGTGGAGATGCAAATGTTAGTAGAATTAAAGATGTAGATTTAGAAGATTTACTAGGAAGAGATCCTATTGTATTGGATAACAAAGGTATCTCAGATTATATACAAGGAAAAACAATATTAGTTACTGGAGCAGGTGGATCAATAGGTTCTGAGCTTTGCAGACAAATATCAGTGTATAATCCTAAAAGACTTATATTATTTGATATATATGAAAACAATATATACGATATTCAAAATGAATTAAAAGAAGAGTTCCCTGATATGAACCTTACTGTTTTGATTGGTTCTATAAGAGACAGACAAAGATTACATGAGGTATTTAGTAAATATAAAATAAATGTTGTATTCCATGCAGCAGCACATAAACATGTACCATTAATGGAGGACAGTCCTAAAGAAGCTGTTAAGAATAATGTTTTTGGAACATTAAATTTAGCGACTGAAGCAAGTAAAGCTAATATTGATAGATTTGTAATGATTTCTACTGATAAAGCTGTTAATCCAACAAATATAATGGGAGCAACTAAAAGATTATGTGAAATGATTGTTCAAGCTATGGATAAACAGTCAAAAACTGAGTTTGTTGCTGTTAGATTTGGAAATGTTCTTGGTAGTAATGGATCAGTAATTCCATTATTTAAAAAGCAAATAGCTAATGGTGGTCCAGTTACGCTTACTCATAAAAAGATAGTTAGATACTTTATGCTGATTCCAGAAGCAGCTCAATTGGTGCTTCAAGCAGGTGCATTTGCTAAGGGTGGAGAAGTATTTGTACTAGATATGGGAAAACCAGTTAAGATTTACGATTTAGCTTGTGATCTTATAAGACTTTCAGGGTTTGAGCCTAATAGGGACATTAAAATAGTAGTTACTGGACTTAGACCAGGGGAAAAATTATACGAAGAGCTTTTAATGAGTGAAGAAGGTTTAAAAGATACTGACCATCAAAAGATATATGTTGGAAAACCAACTTTTGAAGATATGGACACATTAAATTATAAGCTTGAACAATTACGCAAGTTATTAGAGTTAAATGATATAAATGAAATTAAACATCAAATGCAAACTATTGTTCCAACATATCATTACAAAAACGAAGATGAAGTTGCAGCAGAAAATGCTGATAAGGAGTAA
- a CDS encoding O-antigen ligase family protein, whose translation MSREDKTRIIFITLISIIAMVFGVANGNYVIPIMYIITLVISSYIVQEKDIYNLMYCTLLVSAFYDYALHAPGIESVYMFHVVLGVFTLMSLYKLIKDRDVIRHIDKKVLIIYVIWFIYMCASVFWAMSKSLSIKYIAIYLMMFAFIFNMMVYNINKDRLKKTINILLFLISLITLIAFIEVLLGKQLPIKHYADAFIDGLPQKDQNQINARPMAFSFNPNNLAATLAILSPLFFYAIYRCKNIFGKIGYVVISTIVFILIGTTTSRTGFASAIFGIVVFLIYSIFNIKRIGIKNVIFPIILCITLVLSYNYSYIVMNIKPVEGQEIVENGLNNKMHSLENIEFQEGGEGSVNVRFTIINDVLKGTIKDKNYLGYGVGNVENFIKEQKNTGNIYSPHCYAIEILGDFGLPGVALYGIYYLYLLIGNIIIGIKKKSMACFAAVTGLIAFAPASFGPSSITYVFSYWILIGFAVSCMQVYKRSDSEYTQTSGMKEFHF comes from the coding sequence ATGAGTAGAGAAGATAAGACTAGAATTATATTTATAACACTGATATCGATAATTGCTATGGTTTTTGGAGTAGCTAATGGAAATTATGTAATACCTATTATGTATATAATAACTTTAGTTATATCATCATACATAGTACAAGAAAAAGATATATATAATCTTATGTACTGTACACTATTGGTGTCAGCATTTTATGATTATGCTCTTCATGCACCAGGAATTGAAAGTGTATATATGTTTCATGTAGTATTAGGCGTGTTTACCCTAATGTCACTATATAAACTAATAAAGGACAGAGATGTTATAAGACATATAGATAAGAAAGTTTTAATTATATATGTTATATGGTTTATTTATATGTGTGCAAGTGTTTTTTGGGCAATGAGTAAGAGTCTATCTATTAAATATATAGCAATATATTTAATGATGTTTGCATTTATATTTAACATGATGGTTTATAATATTAATAAAGATAGATTAAAGAAAACTATAAATATATTATTATTTTTAATATCACTTATTACATTGATTGCATTTATAGAGGTGCTATTAGGTAAGCAATTACCAATAAAACATTATGCTGATGCATTTATAGACGGATTACCTCAAAAGGATCAGAATCAAATAAATGCAAGACCAATGGCGTTTTCGTTTAATCCTAACAATTTAGCGGCTACACTTGCTATATTATCGCCACTTTTCTTTTACGCTATCTATAGATGTAAAAATATTTTCGGAAAAATAGGATATGTAGTAATATCAACTATAGTATTTATATTAATAGGTACAACAACATCAAGAACAGGATTTGCTTCAGCAATATTTGGAATAGTAGTTTTCTTAATATATTCAATATTTAATATTAAAAGAATTGGAATTAAGAATGTAATTTTTCCAATTATATTATGTATTACGTTAGTATTGTCATATAATTATAGTTATATTGTAATGAATATAAAACCTGTTGAGGGACAAGAAATAGTAGAAAATGGACTTAATAATAAGATGCATAGTTTAGAAAATATAGAATTTCAAGAAGGCGGAGAAGGGTCTGTTAATGTGAGATTTACTATAATAAATGATGTATTGAAGGGTACTATAAAAGATAAAAATTATCTTGGATATGGTGTTGGAAATGTAGAAAATTTCATTAAAGAACAAAAGAATACTGGAAATATATATAGTCCACATTGTTATGCTATTGAAATATTAGGTGACTTTGGATTACCTGGGGTAGCATTATATGGAATATACTATTTATATCTTCTTATTGGAAATATAATTATTGGAATAAAAAAGAAAAGTATGGCATGTTTTGCAGCAGTAACTGGTCTTATTGCATTTGCACCAGCAAGCTTTGGACCAAGTTCAATAACATATGTATTTTCATATTGGATACTTATAGGTTTTGCGGTATCATGTATGCAAGTTTATAAGAGAAGTGATAGTGAATATACGCAGACATCAGGAATGAAAGAATTTCATTTTTAG
- the wecB gene encoding non-hydrolyzing UDP-N-acetylglucosamine 2-epimerase, which produces MKVLTVIGARPQFIKAATVSNKIRKNGNSEILVHTGQHYDNNMSDIFFEELGIPKPDYNLNIGSSNHGNQTGSMLCALEDIYLKEKPDMVLVYGDTNSTLAGSLCASKLLIPVAHVEAGLRSFNKAMPEEQNRILTDHISDLLFAPTLTAVKNLAAENITKGVYNAGDVMYDAINLFKEKAKEISNITETLDLTPNSYILSTIHRAENTNSLERLTSIIKGLSECGKKIILPLHPRTKKFISEYNLNVGDNIKIIDPVGYLEMISLQENAAKIVTDSGGVQKEAYFLKKPCITMRDETEWIETVENGWNVIVGSDSNKILNAIENFNPTGTPASAFGDGDTSSKITDIIENYVK; this is translated from the coding sequence ATGAAAGTACTAACTGTAATCGGAGCTAGACCACAGTTTATAAAAGCCGCAACAGTCTCAAATAAAATTAGAAAAAATGGAAATAGTGAAATATTAGTACATACTGGTCAACATTATGATAATAATATGTCTGATATATTTTTTGAAGAATTAGGTATTCCAAAACCTGATTATAATTTAAATATTGGTTCTTCAAATCATGGAAATCAAACCGGAAGCATGTTATGTGCACTTGAAGATATATACCTAAAAGAAAAACCTGATATGGTTTTAGTATATGGAGATACTAATTCAACTCTTGCTGGTTCATTATGTGCTAGTAAGCTATTAATTCCAGTAGCGCATGTTGAAGCTGGACTTAGAAGTTTTAATAAAGCAATGCCAGAAGAACAAAATAGAATATTAACAGATCATATCTCTGATTTATTATTTGCACCTACATTAACTGCTGTTAAAAATTTAGCTGCAGAAAATATTACAAAGGGTGTTTATAATGCTGGTGATGTAATGTATGATGCTATAAACTTATTTAAAGAAAAAGCTAAAGAAATATCTAATATTACTGAAACTTTAGATTTAACACCAAATAGCTACATACTTTCAACAATACATCGTGCTGAAAATACAAATAGTTTAGAAAGACTTACTTCAATAATAAAAGGATTAAGTGAATGTGGTAAAAAAATAATATTACCTCTTCATCCAAGAACAAAGAAATTCATTAGTGAATATAACTTGAATGTAGGAGATAATATAAAAATAATTGATCCTGTAGGATATTTAGAAATGATTTCACTTCAAGAAAATGCTGCTAAAATTGTAACAGATAGTGGTGGAGTTCAAAAAGAAGCTTATTTCTTAAAGAAGCCATGTATTACAATGAGAGATGAGACTGAATGGATTGAAACTGTAGAAAATGGTTGGAATGTTATTGTTGGAAGTGATTCTAACAAAATTTTAAATGCTATTGAAAACTTTAATCCAACTGGTACTCCTGCATCTGCATTTGGTGATGGAGATACCTCTTCAAAAATAACAGATATAATTGAAAATTATGTGAAATAA